The Geoalkalibacter subterraneus genome contains the following window.
TTACCGAATATGTTCTTCCCTTTGAAATCGCCGGCATTCTGCTTCTGGTAGCGCTGATGGGTGCCCTCATTCTGGCCAAGAAGAAAGTTTAATCCGGTACGGACAGGAGTCTTAAACATGGTTACCGTCTATCATTATCTGGTGCTGAGCGCCATCCTGTTTTCCTTGGGAACCCTGGGAGTTCTGACGCGGCGCAACGCCATAGTCGTTTTCATGTGCATTGAATTGATGCTCAATGCGGTGAATCTCTCCTTTATTTCCCTTTCCAGCTTTCTGGGAAATGTGGATGGACAGATCTTCGTCTTTTTTGTCATGACCGTTGCGGCGGCCGAAGCGGCGGTCGGTCTTGCGCTGATAATCGCCTTCTACCGCAACAAAGAGTCCATAGAGGTCGACGAAGTCAGCCTGCTCAAATGGTGATCTGATTTCCAATCAGTTTGGATATTTTCGCAAGAGGAGAGATGGAGATGTACGACAAACTATGGCTCATACCTTTCCTGCCGCTCGTGGGGTTCATTATAAACGGGCTCCTGGGCAAGAAGATCAAAAACGAAGCGGTTATCGGTGCAATCGGCACCGCTGCCATGGGTGGTTCCTTCATTGTGTCGAGCATGTACTTTTTCCGCCTGCTCGGCGACACCCAGAAGGTTCACGAGACAGTGCTTGGTTCCTGGATCTCGGTGGGAAACCTTCAGATTGACTGGGGTTTCCTGCTTGATCCCCTTTCAGCGGTAATGATTATGGTGGTCAGCGGCGTTGGTACCCTGATCCACCTCTATTCCATCGGCTACATGCATGGCGAGGAGGGCTACTATCGGTACTTCTCCTACCTGAATCTGTTCAGTTTTTCCATGTTCATGCTGGTCCTTGGCAACAACGCCCTGGTCATGTTCATCGGGTGGGAAGGCGTCGGCCTCTGTTCCTACCTTCTGATCGGCTACTACTTCCACAAGAAGAGTGCCGGAGACGCCGGCAAAAAAGCCTTCGTGGTCAACCGTATCGGTGACTTCGGCTTTCTGCTCGGCTTGTTTCTCCTCTTCTGGACTCTCGGTCGTGATCATGGGGTCTGGACACTTCAGTTCACCGAGATCGCCAAGCATGGTCATCTTCTCGGGACCGGCAGCATTGTTGTCACCATCGTGACCCTGTGCTTCTTTCTGGGGGCAACCGGCAAGTCGGCTCAGATTCCCCTCTACACCTGGCTTCCCGACGCGATGGAGGGTCCGACGCCTGTTTCCGCACTGATCCATGCTGCGACCATGGTGACCGCCGGTGTTTATATGATCGGCCGCATGAACGGTCTGTTCGCCATGGCACCAGATACCATGATGGTGATCGCCATTGTAGGTGCGGCGACGGCAATCTTCGCCGCCAGCATCGGTCTGGCACAGAATGACATCAAGCGCGTTCTCGCATATTCCACCGTCTCCCAGCTTGGCTACATGTTCCTGGCCATGGGCGTCGGGGCCTTTACCGCCGGAATTTTCCACCTGATGACCCACGCCTTCTTCAAGGCCTGCCTGTTCCTCGGTTCGGGTTCGGTCATTCACGCCATGCATCATGCCTATCACAAGGCTCATCTGCATGATGATGCTCAGGATATGCGCAACATGGGTGGAATCGCCAAAAAGATGCCGATTACTTACATCACCTTCCTGGTTTCGACCCTTGCGATCGCCGGTATTCCGATGTTCTCCGGCTTTTTCTCCAAGGACGAGATTCTGTGGTGGGCGTTCGGCTCCACTCGCGGTCATTGGATGCTGTGGGCTGTCGGTGCTGTAGCTGCCGGGATGACTGCCTTCTACATGTTCCGCCTGGTCTTTATGACCTTTCACGGAAAAGAGAAGACCGATCCCCGCGCCAAGGATCATATCCATGAGTCTCCGCTGGTGATCACCATCCCGTTGATGGTCCTCGGGCTTCTGGCTGTGATCGGTGGTTATATCGGCATTCCCCATGTTATCGGGAATCTTGTTGGCCATATCCCCAATTATTTCGGTGATTTCCTCGCTCCCGTTTTCGCTCCGACCCAGGAGGCCTACGGTATCGAAGCTCATGGCAGCGCCGCGCTTGAATTCGGCCTGATGGGTGTATCTGTCGGTATCGCCGTCGTAGGCATCGGGCTGGCCTATTTCATGTACATCATGAAGCCTGAATTGCCCGGTAAGTTCGTCAACGCATTCCAGGGCCTGCACCGCGCAGTGTTCAATAAATGGTACGTCGATGAACTCTACGACGCCCTTTTCGTCAACCCCACCAAGAAGCTGGGACAGTTTCTGTGGAAAGGTTTCGATGTTGTGGTGGTCGACGGCATCGTCAATGGTACAGGGTTTGTAATCAAAGGGTTTTCCGGGGTGCTCCGCCTCACCCAGACCGGCTTGATGCACAATTATGCATTGAGTATGGTGGTCGGGGTGATTGTCATGGTGGCTTACTACGTATTTAAGTAAGAGAGCCGGAACCCTAGCCTAGTTCATAGAAGGAGCGATTTCCATGACGGACCACCTTTTGAGTCTGATGACATTCTTCCCGATTCTCGGGATCCTGTTCCTGCTGTTCATTCCCAAGGACAATGAGGGACTGCTGAAAAGCTTCACGCTGGTAGTTACGCTGGTCGTTTTCCTGATCAGCCTGCCCTTGGCTTTTGACGACGTTTTCAAAAACTCAGCCGGATTTCACTATACTGAATTCGCGGAGTGGATCAGCGTCGGCAACTACTTCCAGATGAATTACAACATCGGTGTTGACGGGATCAGCCTGTGGCTGGTAGTTCTGACCACCTTCATCATGCCGATCACCGTTCTTTCAACCTGGAATGCGGTTGAAAAGAACGTCAAGGGCTTCATGGCTCTGATGCTGCTGCTTGAAACAGCAATGCTCGGCGCTTTCATCAGCCTTGACCTTTTCCTGTTCTATATTTTCTGGGAATTGATGCTGATCCCCATGTACTTCATGATTGGTATCTGGGGCGGCGGACGCCGCATCTATGCTGCAGTCAAATTCTTCCTGTACACTGCGGTCGGCTCCCTGCTGATGCTTGTCGCCATTATCTATGTTTATTACATGGCGGCTCAATCAGGCGTGCCGTTCGAAAACGGTTTCAGCATCACCCATTTTTATTCTCTCAATATCGCACCCGAACTGCAGACCTGGCTGTTCCTGGCTTTCGCTTTCAGCTTCGCCATCAAGGTGCCGATGTTCCCGGTTCACACCTGGTTGCCTGATGCCCATACCGAAGCGCCTACTGCCGGTTCAGTCATTCTGGCGGCTATCCTGTTGAAAATGGGTACCTACGGCTA
Protein-coding sequences here:
- the nuoK gene encoding NADH-quinone oxidoreductase subunit NuoK codes for the protein MVTVYHYLVLSAILFSLGTLGVLTRRNAIVVFMCIELMLNAVNLSFISLSSFLGNVDGQIFVFFVMTVAAAEAAVGLALIIAFYRNKESIEVDEVSLLKW
- the nuoL gene encoding NADH-quinone oxidoreductase subunit L, with product MYDKLWLIPFLPLVGFIINGLLGKKIKNEAVIGAIGTAAMGGSFIVSSMYFFRLLGDTQKVHETVLGSWISVGNLQIDWGFLLDPLSAVMIMVVSGVGTLIHLYSIGYMHGEEGYYRYFSYLNLFSFSMFMLVLGNNALVMFIGWEGVGLCSYLLIGYYFHKKSAGDAGKKAFVVNRIGDFGFLLGLFLLFWTLGRDHGVWTLQFTEIAKHGHLLGTGSIVVTIVTLCFFLGATGKSAQIPLYTWLPDAMEGPTPVSALIHAATMVTAGVYMIGRMNGLFAMAPDTMMVIAIVGAATAIFAASIGLAQNDIKRVLAYSTVSQLGYMFLAMGVGAFTAGIFHLMTHAFFKACLFLGSGSVIHAMHHAYHKAHLHDDAQDMRNMGGIAKKMPITYITFLVSTLAIAGIPMFSGFFSKDEILWWAFGSTRGHWMLWAVGAVAAGMTAFYMFRLVFMTFHGKEKTDPRAKDHIHESPLVITIPLMVLGLLAVIGGYIGIPHVIGNLVGHIPNYFGDFLAPVFAPTQEAYGIEAHGSAALEFGLMGVSVGIAVVGIGLAYFMYIMKPELPGKFVNAFQGLHRAVFNKWYVDELYDALFVNPTKKLGQFLWKGFDVVVVDGIVNGTGFVIKGFSGVLRLTQTGLMHNYALSMVVGVIVMVAYYVFK
- a CDS encoding NADH-quinone oxidoreductase subunit M yields the protein MTDHLLSLMTFFPILGILFLLFIPKDNEGLLKSFTLVVTLVVFLISLPLAFDDVFKNSAGFHYTEFAEWISVGNYFQMNYNIGVDGISLWLVVLTTFIMPITVLSTWNAVEKNVKGFMALMLLLETAMLGAFISLDLFLFYIFWELMLIPMYFMIGIWGGGRRIYAAVKFFLYTAVGSLLMLVAIIYVYYMAAQSGVPFENGFSITHFYSLNIAPELQTWLFLAFAFSFAIKVPMFPVHTWLPDAHTEAPTAGSVILAAILLKMGTYGYLRFAMPLFPDATFKFIPFLSVLAVIGIIYGALVAMVQEDVKKLVAYSSVSHLGFVMLGLFAMNLQGFSGGMIQMINHGISTGALFLIVGFIYERRHTRLIVEFGGLAKQMPIFATIFMIVTLSSIGLPGTNGFVGEFLILMGAFESELRWFAVFATSGVIFAAVYMLWMFQRVMFGELDNPANQKLKDLNAREIALMLPLLLFVFWIGVCPNTFFEKMNPALDNMIQQIKGKQMAQVEIVDTTVAKNDYLLK